The Aspergillus flavus chromosome 2, complete sequence region CCTTATCATTCCCCAGATAGAACCCGCTCACGACCTATGTCCAGTTGAATGCCGTTCTTGCTCTGAACCTGCATCACAACGCTCCAGCAACAGAGGAGGCGATGGATGAACACTTCCAGGAGCATGTGAGTTAGCTTACAGAAGTCCTGTGGATTGTAAAACAAGGCCGTAATGGATGATAGCGAAGATAGGAGGGGAGATATAGGAACACTTCGAGGTTGAGGAATATATGTATTTCTCATGGAATACTTGTAATAGAAGTCCGCGTCGTTCGCGTGCTCAAAACGTTACTGAATAGAACCGTGCAAGAATTATTccaacagagaagaaaacaaacagGAGCACAAAAAGAAAGTCTCTGGGAAgacgagaagagaaaccGTCGTCAAACAAGAGAATGCGTCCTCGCCCATTCCTCTACCGTCATAGTTTTGATGCCAACCTTTCTATTCCAAGTTTCCGCCAAATCCCACGCCACCCCACGGCCCTCCCCAAAAACAACCTGGTACTTAAATAGTGTATTGTTGGGCTCCCTTGCAAGATCATCTCTAGCTTCCTGGACGGTTTTCACGTTCCTCTCAATCCTGCTCTTCCCAGGGACCAAGCTCTCAACCAAATCCCCCAACTTTGCGTAAGTAAGAGTATCTCCCGCTACATAGATGACCTTGTTGTCAAACGCCGAGTCCGACTCGGGTCCTAAAACAACCTCAGCTGTAACCCTTCCGATATCCTCAACCGCCGTCACAGAGACCTGATTGTCCTGATGGCCCAGCGCAGTGACTCTCCTGTTCAAGATATCCACAACGCCGAATGATGGTTCAAACAAAAAACTTGTAAACATCCCTGTGGAGATAATCACCCACTGCGTCTTGCTGTGATTATCACCACTGTCAGACGTTCCTGCGGCGCACCGCAGCATATCCCTGACATCAAGCTGCTCGTCAAATAAATCCTGCGCTGACCCGCGCCCAATCGCATCATAGTTGACGCCAAACTGCCAGGGGATATACCGGGGCACTTTAGCGGCGAGAACAGCCCTGGCTATCTTCACCTGCATTCCGCGGCCAGCGGAGAATCCCGTACATCCGACGACCGTGTCAAAGGTGCGGAAGATAGAGGTCAAGTGCGACTCCGTGTCGAGGGCTATGTCTGCAGGGATGTATTTGACGCCTTGAATGCGCAGATGGCTGAGCTCTTGCGCTCGATCACGGTCTGGTGGTGTTATGCTAGAAGGGCGAAGCAGCACGGATATGTGGGCCGTTGTGCGGAGCGGATGCTGGACCAGGGCTTGAATGACTTGGGCGCCGAGTTCGCCTGCTCCGATTACAAGGATCTGTTGTGGTTTGGACATCTTGTTGTTTTGCAGGTTGTAGATGTTCCGCTTTGACTTTCAACGGCAAAAGGGTGGATGGCTATTTATACGAAATGTAAGCAGAACTTAGACGACTAATGATGCATCTATTCTAGGTGCCAACTTGTTATCTGGTGACAGATACGTTGCCACCTGAATGAAACATGAGACCCAGATTGCTAAGCAGGTTAGCTGGGTTAGACCCTCATCGGAGACTATTTGGTGGATTTCTTCCGTCCCCGAGCCTCAATGTGAATCAATCCAGCGAGAGGGTTTTATTTTGATGTACGGCGTAATTTACAGGTATTAGTTCAACGTCTCTCTTCCATACCTTGAGACGGAGGTCACCCAAGATAGCCTTTCATGGGTAAGGTCTCGGACTCTGCAATTTGTCAGCAGAATTTACTGGGCGAAAAGCGCTGGAACCCGACAGAGAAGAGTGACTACTCCGTGAATCCTAGTAGTAGGACGCCCTGTGCCAATTTAGGTTTCAGCGGCTGCTTGTGTCTTCCCCTGCAAGAATGTGACCATCCCCAAGGACCATTCTTCAATTGGAGGTCtacgaaagaaagaggaaagtaCATATTAAATTCGTTTTATAGAATCATTTATCATCATCTTGTGTATTTATATAGTGCTGCCATCACACAGTTGAATTTGAGACCACAGGGCCTTTCCGGCTTCGTCTGATGCACAGTCAAGCCAAGCGAAAGACTGCAGGGTCTCTGAAAGCTCGTCCCACGTCGTTATTTTCAAACCGTCGCAGAGTTCTCTGGCCTCTCTAACGAACCAAGACTGGATTGCTAGCATTGCATCAGCGCAGATACCTGCGACTATGGAGCACCAAAGAAGGATCTCAAGCTCAGCCTCAGGTCTCTGTCCCTTCAGCAGTAGCATGTACTCATGGATCTCTAGGGTCATCTTGCGGCGGATCAGTGACGTTTGAGGAAGCGGCAGGACCACATGGGCGCTGTACAAAAGGGCAGTTTTCCGGCTAATGATGTACACCGTGGTTGCTCTAGCCTGGTCTTCGGCGGTGCATGTCCGTTTATGGAATATCGAGGTCGGCCGATCTGTCTGGTCGGGCAGACTACATAAACGGTGCATTATGTTCGACCGCGTATCGCCAATGAGTGTCAAGAGCCGACTGCCACACGGCTGACCTGCGAGGTATTAAAGGGCTTGCGTCATCTCGGTCAAATCAAGAAAGACACGGATAATAGTTCCCTTCACcggaggatggagaagggcCAATTGCTGAAACCCAAAGTTACGGAGCGTTACATGTCGAGGCGGTTGGCGGACTGCCAAGGCTTGCAGGGGCGCTCTGTAGACAAAAGGCTTCCCATCAGGGTATATCAGCGGAAAGGCCGGCTTGCAATCGGCATTGACGGCAACGACCAATCCTGATCTAATAGGATGACATGAGTTTCCTCCCACgggataaaagaaaaagaaaaagcaccTCCTAAAATGTAACATACATGCAGATAAGCCAAGCCAGGCCGTAGAGTTTGACAGTAGACAGGCCGCCTCGTTGTGAAATGATGTGTTGGACGGTCTGCCAGTGGAGAGGTTGAAACTCACAGCTGCCGTAGAATTCCATCGACTGGAGCCTCCGAAAAGGTGGTAAGAAGGGACTCTTTTCGGGGGGTAGTATCCGGTCTAGATTCTCATTGGCTGCGAGATAGAGAATACTCAGCAGGATATCATCTATAATGTCATCGTGTGGGTTGTTGCCGTTCATCGTTGGTAGCTTTTGGCGGATCCGATTCAGAACAAACCCTTTAAGCTGTAGGTGATGCGTGGGAGGAATTACAGCTGAGCTTGCGAGACCCGGGGCAACTATAAAGTTCTGAGTACCACGTAGAATTGGTAGGGCATGCAAGCTGAGTGTGGCCGAGTAGAAGAGGGACTGTATCACCATCGGGTCTCTATCTGGATGTAGGTAGGCTTGGAGGCAGCGCTCCGCAAACCCATCAGGCCGAGCCGTAGGAAGCACCACGTGTAGACCTGTAACTAGAATTAGCATTGGATTATGAGATTAGTTGACTGTGGCCATATTGCTGAACCCACAGTTATGAAGCAGGAAATCAAAATAACCCGTCCTGCGGTCATCTGAAAGAAACGGATCAATGCGGCAGGGGCTAATTTGCCGAAGGTTCGTTCCGGCAAGGAGAGCTTgggtttcattttcataaCACTGGATGTTGATTGGGATATTATTGGTATGGGTGTCCTTCCGAAGGACCCGCAGTCGCTTCTCGCGGTATCTCTGGCGCATCAGCTGCGAGCGGACAAGCGATGCATCCTCGGTGCCACGACGAATGGTTGGGCCGCGGATGAGCATCAAAGGAGTGGAGTCGGCCATAGTGATAGTAAAGTAACGTACGCCGGGGAGCTGGGCCGAAGGGAATGGCTCGTTATATGGTGGAGGCCACGACGGGTAATGGTCCTCATGGGTTTCATTCGAGGAACCCATCCGCACTAACGCACTCTGCTGCCGAATGGCCCACTTCTGCTGTCAGCTTGCATGTTTATGAAAAGTGCCCCACCTGATCAAGTGCATCTAACGTATCTACCAACTAAAAGATTCGGTTATCGACTTGGCCAGACGTTCAAGCTGATCTCCGGACACCGCTTGCCAAGCATCTTCCGCCACCGGTCTCGATCCCGTTGACACCAGGCGAGTGAGACGGTGATCAATCAATTGCTTGCATTTCATTTCCTGATCATTTCAAATGATACAGGAAGCATTACTAACCGCAGTGGTTCACTCCTTATCCCCTGACAAATCCCTCACAGCGCCTGGAATAATTGAGTGGTTCCGCTGGTCCGAAATGGATATACCTTAACAGTATATTAGTTGCCAATCTGGCCGCCGCTATGACCCAAATTCTTCCTGAattatttcttccttcccaCACTTCAAAGCTCaattattctttcttctccacacTATGTCTTCTACTCAGCTCAAGAAGCTGCCGCTCCCTGTCTCCAAGGCCCATGTTTTCTATCGTGAGTCCGGAGCACAGTCAGCTCCagtggttcttcttctccatggcTTCCCTTCCTCGTCCCATCAATATCGTAACCTCATCCCCATCCTAGCCACCAAGTACCGGGTCATTGCGCCTGACCTTCCTGGTTTTGGCTTTACTGAATTCGAGGACGCCAAGATCAGAGAAGGCATCCACTACACCTTTGACACCCTGGCCACTGTGGTCCTCGAATTTCTCGACGTCTTATCCATCACCAAGTTCTCCATGTTTATTTTCGACTATGGCTCTCCCACGGGTCTGAGGCTAGCTCTCAAGCGTCCGCAATCTATCCAGGCAATCATCACCCAGAATGGGAACGCGTATGAAGACGGCCTAGGCCAATTCTGGAGCCAGATCCGAGAGCTTTGGGAGAGCAACAATGACCCTAAAGTTCGGGCCAAGCTAGCGACTAGCCTACTCAGCCTCGAGGCAACCAAGTGGCAGTATGAGGAAGGAACGAAGGGACTTGTCGCTCCAGAGGCATATATGCTGGACTACGCTCTTCTCCAGCGGCCTGGGAATGCAGAGATTCAGCTGGATCTATTCTGGGACTACCAGAATAACATAAAGTTGTATCCGGAGTTCCATCGATATTTCCGGGAATCTCAAGTACCTCTTCTGGCTGTTTGGGGTGAGCGGGATCAGATATTTATTCCCTCTGGGGCGGAGGCCTTCAAGCTTGATTTGCCTAAAGCAGAGGTACATCTTCTCGACGCTGGTCACTTTGCTGCTGAGACGGAGACGGCGGAAATTGGTGCATTGGTTCTAGACTTTTTGGCCCGGAATAACATCTGATGGATATGGAGTTCGATTGGTGGACCGCCTATTTGTCTAAGATCGTCTATACCTATCAATCGTGTAGTACAATACTTTTCACGAGTCTTCTGAAATGCAATTTGTAATTGAAGGCTACCGGGAGGGTCAGCAGCCAAAGGAACATATAATCTCGTTCCGGCAGTGTAGAAGAACGTGAATCctaattttctttcctgaaCCATCTGAACGAACATCCACTATGTGTTGTACGCCATGGACTTACCCAACAGCAGCACCTACATAGCTTGCAAATCTCCCTCCGGCTGCTACCTTGCTGTGCAACCTTGAGAACCTGAAGCTCTTGCTGTTCTTTAGCCGGCTAATCTGCTTGGATATACCGAACAATTTGCTGATGATCGTTCGCTCcaagaggaagcaaaggacTGACAAATTCCAAGCGAGCACTATTACAAGGACGGGATAGTGTCTATGTGCTCCATAAGCTGAACCTATTCGGGTCCATATTTCCATGGAATAGAGGCTTGTTGATAAGAATCACTAGTGCCGTTGACGTTGTCCAGTCAGATTGCGTAGGATTACTTCCAAAGTCAGATTAGGGTTGCATATGTGTATTCCTGCGGATGTAGAATATGGAATATCATACTCTGACCGCCAACATGTTGATATTTTGTAACTTCGGGGCGTTGTCTACTTTAGACTTGACGGGCTTACACAGCCATTATCAGTTTCAAAAGTCCATCTCATACTATGCGGCACCATCTACGAGGTCTGCACTGCAACATGGAGAGGGGCAAGTGTCAAAGGGAATCTCTTCCGTGCACCCGCAAACTAATTCCAAATCCCTTCCAGGTACGGCAGGATCGAGCATCTATTTGTCATGTTTTATGGACCTGTACGGCGAACCCACTTTGTCTACTGTTGCTGACAGACGCTGCTCCCTCTTGCCGCCCCAAACAACCGTCTCATCGCCACCGCTTC contains the following coding sequences:
- a CDS encoding soluble epoxide hydrolase (hydrolase, putative); amino-acid sequence: MSSTQLKKLPLPVSKAHVFYRESGAQSAPVVLLLHGFPSSSHQYRNLIPILATKYRVIAPDLPGFGFTEFEDAKIREGIHYTFDTLATVVLEFLDVLSITKFSMFIFDYGSPTGLRLALKRPQSIQAIITQNGNAYEDGLGQFWSQIRELWESNNDPKVRAKLATSLLSLEATKWQYEEGTKGLVAPEAYMLDYALLQRPGNAEIQLDLFWDYQNNIKLYPEFHRYFRESQVPLLAVWGERDQIFIPSGAEAFKLDLPKAEVHLLDAGHFAAETETAEIGALVLDFLARNNI